Proteins from one Camelina sativa cultivar DH55 chromosome 8, Cs, whole genome shotgun sequence genomic window:
- the LOC104707609 gene encoding autophagy-related protein 8b — MAKNSFKLSNPLEMRMAESTRIRAKYTDRVPVIVEKAGQSDVPDIDKKKYLVPADLTVGQFVYVVRKRIKLGAEKAIFVFVKDTLPPTAALMSAIYEEHKDEDGFLYMTYSGENTFGSAC; from the exons ATGGCTAAGAACTCGTTCAAGCTTTCTAATCCTCTGG AGATGAGAATGGCTGAATCTACTCGTATCAGAGCGAAATACACAGACAGAGTTCCC GTGATTGTGGAGAAAGCTGGACAGAGTGATGTTCCTGACATTGACAAGAAGAA gTATCTTGTACCAGCTGATCTAACCGTTGGCCAGTTTGTGTACGTTGTGAGGAAAAGAATCAAACTTGGAGCTGAAAAAGCAATCTTTGTCTTTGTCAAGGACACATTACCCCCAACCG CGGCATTGATGTCTGCAATCTATGAAGAACACAAAGACGAAGATGGATTTCTCTACATGACATACAGT